The Agreia sp. COWG nucleotide sequence GACGATGTTGAGGATAACCGGCACGTTGCCGTTGATGGCCTTGGAATAGGGGCAGATGTCGCGGTGGGCGGTCTCGGCAATGGTGCGCGCCTCGTCGGGCGTGACGTTCGGGATGTAGATGTCGAGCTCGGCGGCGATCTCGAATCCGGTGTCGGCGCTCGCGCCGATGGAGACGCTGGCCGAGACGGCCGCGTCTTTGGTGTCGAGCTTCATCTCGCGACCCACGGCGTGGACGGCACCGAGGAAGCAAGCGGAGTAGCCGGCGGCGAAGAGCTGCTCGGGGTTGGTTCCCTCGCCGCTTCCACCCATCTCTTTGGGAGGCCGGGTGTCGAAGTCGAGACGGTCGTCTTCGCTCCGAACGTGGCCGTCGCGGCCCCCGCCGGATGCATGGGCAATTGCAGTGTAGAGAGCTTCCATACGACAAGTTCACCACGGATTGCGCCGTCTCGCTCAGCTCATCGAGACTCCGCCGCAAATGTGCAGCAAGCACAGCGAGCCGTCTTTACACGGTCTCCGAACGCAACTGCACGGGAGCATCACCCTGGCGCTCCAGCCGGCTCAGAAGCCCCTCCCGAACCGAAGCCCAGTCGTCGCGGATGACGGAGAAGACAGCCGAGTCTCGCCAGCTGCCGTCTGCTCGCCGCATGTCGCGGCGAGACACGCCCTCGAAGGTGGCTCCGAGCTTCGTGATCGCGGCGCGGGAGCGCGTATTGAGAACGTCGGCCTGGATCTTCACGCGCTCGAAGCCGTTGTCGAACGCGGAGCCCAGAATCATGAGCTTTGCCTCGGCGTTCACGGCCGTCCCCCAGACGCGCGGGTCATAAGCCGTCCAGCCGAGGTGAGCGTAGTTCTTCTCGAGCGCGAAGTCGCCCAGGGTCGACGTGCCCACAAGCAGCCCGTCGTGCTGCCCGCCGCGCAGCCGCACGGCGTGCACGTTGCCGGCATCCCACTGGTAATAGGTCTCGGCGAAGGCCACGAAACCGTCGAGGGTGTCGCGATAGCCGGCGGGCCCGCCACCATAGCCACCGGCGAAGACGACCGGATGCCCGATGGCCGCGAACAGCTCGGGTATCAGTTGGCGGGTCAACGGCTCGAGGGTGATGAAGCGCCCTTCGATCGGGCGGCTGAGATCGGGCCGGATGGCGCTCATCGCGCCGCCTGCGCAGCTACCGTGCCCGAATGCCCTCGTTTGGCCCCGATCGCGAGGCCCGGACACGGGGCTTCGGGCACAAACATCATCGCCGCCGCCGCTTATTCGAGCAGGTCGTGCCGCACGACGATCGCGTCGCGGGCGGGGCCGACACCGATTGCGGAGATGCGCGAGTTGCTCATCTTCTCGAGGGCGAGAACGTAGTCCTGCGCGTTCTGCGGCAGATCACTGAACTCGCGGGCACCCGTGATGTCTTCCTCCCAGCCGGGGAACTCCTCGTAGATGGGAACGGCGTGGTGGAAGTCGGACTGCGACACCGGCACCTCGTCGACGCGCACGCCGTCGACGTCGTACGCGACGCACACCGGAATCGTCTTCAGCCCGGTGAGCACGTCGAGCTTCGTGAGCACGAAGTCGGTGACTCCGTTGATGCGCGCGCTGTAGCGCGCGATGGGAGCGTCGTACCAGCCGCAGCGACGCGGGCGGCCCGTGGTCGTGCCGAACTCGAAGCCCTTCGAGCGCAGGAACTCGCCCGACTCGTCGAAGAGCTCGGTCGGGAATGGCCCCGCCCCGACGCGCGTCGTGTACGCCTTGACGACGGCGATAACCCTGTCGATGCGGTTGGGGGCGACACCCGATCCGGTGGCCGCGCCGCCCGACGTGGCGTTCGACGAGGTGACGAACGGGTACGTGCCGTGGTCGACATCCAGCATCGTTGCCTGGCCACCCTCGAACAGAACCGTCTTGCCCTCGTCGAGGGCGCGGTTCAGCACAAGCGACGTGTCGGCGACCATGGGTCGCAGGCGCTCGACGTACGACAGCAGATCGGCCATGACCTCGTCGACGTGGATCGCGCGTCGGTTGTAGACCTTCACGAGAATGTGGTTCTTCAGATCGAGCGCGCCCTCGACCTTCTGGCGAAGGATGCCCTCGTCGAAGAGATCTTGGATGCGGATGCCCACGCGGTTGATCTTGTCTGCATAGCTCGGCCCGATGCCACGACCGGTGGTGCCGATCTGCTTCTTGCCGAGAAAGCGCTCGGTGACCTTGTCGAGGGTGCGGTGATACGACGTGATCACATGGGCGTTGGCCGAGACCAGCAGCTTCGACACGTCGACACCACGGGCGCTGAGAGCCTCGAGCTCGTGGAACAGCACCTCGATGTCGACGACGACACCGTTCGAGATGACGGGCGTGACGCCGGGGCTCAGGATGCCTGACGGCAAGAGGTGCAGCGCGTATTTCTTGTCGCCGACGACCACGGTGTGGCCGGCGTTGTTTCCGCCGTTGAACTTGACGACGTAGTCGACCCGATCACCGAGGAGGTCGGTGGCCTTGCCCTTGCCCTCGTCGCCCCACTGGGCGCCGATCAGAACGATCGCTGGCATGAATGTGTCCTATCGGTCAGAGACCTCGCGTAGCGAGGGATGGCCGGAACCTGATAAAAGATTCCACCCCATTGTACGGAGAGCCGGAGAGGCGGCGCATCGAGGTCAGGCAAACCACCAAGGCGACCTGCTACGAATGGCCTTCGTGAACAGAAAAATCGTGGGTGCAGTGCGCCTTCTCGCGGGCCTCGGCCTTCTCGTGACCATCGTCATCCAGATCGCCGACCGGGTGGCGAACAACGCTTTCGACCCGTGGGAGTACTTCAGCTACTTCACCATCGAGACGTCACTGATGAACATCGTCGTCTTTCTGGTCGGCGGCATCCTCGCCCTGCGTTTCTCACGCGACACCCCGCTCTTCACGACGGTGCGCATGGCCACACTCACCTACGCACTGGTCACGGCCGGTGTCTACAACCTGTTGCTGCGCAACGTTCCGTACGTCGGCTTTCAGGGGCTCAGCTGGCCGAACGAGATCATCCACGTGTGGGTTCCCCTGCTGATCGTGCTCGACTGGCTCCTCTCCCCGGGCCGCCCCGCCCTCAGCTGGCGTGCACTCCGCGTGGTCATGATCTACCCCGTCGCCTGGCTCGCCTACTCGCTCGTGCGCGGCGCGGTGTCGAACGGCATCTACCCCTACCCTTTCCTCAATCCAGCGACGGCGGGATGGGGCAGCGTGGTCGGCTACATCGTGGCTCTCAGCATCGTGCTGCTGGGCCTCGGAGCCCTGGCGATCCGGTACAGCCGGCGGAGGTCGGCGGCGATTCCGGCCTAGTCCTGGCCCCGGATGATGATGGCCTCGGTCACCGGGATGTCGCTGACCGGCCGGATGGTCGCCTCGATCGATGCGACGGCGCGGGGATCGGACATCTGCAGGAAGTCGCCGAGGCGCTTCACCTCGTCTTCTTCGCCGAATGCCTCGGCTGCGCGGCGCAAGGTGTAGAGGGAGAGCAGCACGCCGCGGTTCGGTTCGTGCGACCACGGCACGGGACCCTGGCCGCGCCAGCCGCCCTTGCGTAGCGCGTCGAGGCCGCGGTGGTAGCCGACGCGCGCGTAGGCGTAGGAGGGAAGCACGGCGCCGACGGCCCAGAGCTCTTCGGCCAGCAGCGCCCACAGCAGCGACGAGGTCGGGAAGCGCTTGACCAGCTCGCCGAGCTCGGCGGCGGTGGCCGGTGAGGTCTCGACGAGCGCCTGCATCACCTCCGTGTCTTCTGCGAGGAGGGTTTCGGGGATGCCTAGGAGATTGTCGCCACTCATGCCTCGATGCTAGTCCGAGCGGTGGGGAATCCCCGGGAGGGCCCCTCTATCGGCCAGGCTGACAATCCGCCCGGCATCGCGAGGCGCTATATTGCACACCCATGTGCAAGATAATATGATCGACTGGTGACCACGACAGACTCCCCCGCACGCCGCGCGCCGCGTCGTGACGCGGCCGAAAACAGGCTCGCGCTCCTCGACGCCGCCGCATCCCAACTCAATCTCGACCCCGATGCCTCGCTCGAGACCATCGCCGCGGCAGCCGGCCTCTCGCGTCGCGCCGTGTACGGTCACTTCCGCACCCGCGACGAGCTCGTCGCCGAGTTGAACCGGCGCGGCATCGCCCGCGTGGCGGCAGCCATCACCCCCATCAGCCACCCGGATGCGCGAGTTGCCCTCGCCCTGGTCGGCGCGCGGCTCTGGGGTGAGGTGGGCGATGTGCGCGTCACCGCGCAACTCGCCGTGCGCGGGCCCCTCCGCAACGTCGTGGCCGAGGGTCTCGAACCGATCCGCACGGGTCTCGCCACCATCGTTCGGCAGGGCCTCGACGACGGGGTCCTGCGATCGGACATCGACCCCGACACCCTCGCCCGTCTCATCGAGGGCTCGGCGCTCTCGGTGCTCGACGAGGCCGTGCGCACCGATATCTCAAGCGCCGAGGGTCACCGCCTGGTGATGCTCGTCGCCCTCAGCACCGCCGGGCTCTCGTGGCTCGAGGCCGGCGCACTCATCGAATCGACGCCGGAGCTCGCCCTCGAGGCGCAGCCTGAGCGCACAGAGAGGTAGACCATGCGTATCGACCTGATTGACGCCACCGCGGGCGAGGGCTTCGAGGCCCTGCCGCCCACCACCGTGAGCTTCATCAGCGGACAGGTGACCCTCATCGTCGCGGAGACCGCGCAGCGCCCCACCCTGCTCGCCCTGCTGGCGAGCGGTCGCATGACGCCCACCGGCGGCTCCGTGACGCGCCACCCCGACTCGGGCGATGATGCGCTGCGCGCATCCACGGCCGTCGTCGACGCGCCCGACATCTCCGACCCGGCCCCGGGGCTGCGCCTCGACGCCGTCGTGCAAGAGGAGCTGATGTTCGCCGGACTACCGTCGTCGTCTGCCGAGGTGCACGACGTTCTGGACAGCGTCGACGCCCTCGATTTCGCCCGCTCCTCGATCGAGCACGTTCCGCCGGTTCTACGCCTGCGGGTGCTCGCCGGGCTCGCGGCGCGACGCCCGGGGGTGGAGGCCATCGTGCTCACCTCGCCCGACAGGCATGGCGGCGACCCCTTCGAGTGGTACTCCGTGGCCGAAGAGCTCGCCGAGCAGGGCCTCGCCGTGCTCGTGATCGCGGGTGCCGCATCCGTGTCGCTGCTGGACGCGGCCCTACCGGATGCGGCCCTGCCTGATGCGGCCCATGCCGAGCCGGACGCGCCGGAGGAGCCAGAGGCCCCGAGGCAGGAAGCCCCCGAATCGGCCGTGCCCGAGATCGAGCCCCTTGTCATGCCGAACCCGTCAGAACCGAACCCGTCAGAAGAAGAACAGTCATGACCATCCTCACCCTCTTCCGCACCGAGCTGCGCCGGCTCACCGCCTCGAAGATGGGCGTCATCGCGCTCATCGCGCTGATGTGCGTGCCCGTCATCTATGCCGGGCTGTACCTCTGGGGCAACAACGATCCCTACGGCAATCTGAAGGACGTGCCCGTGGCGCTCGTCGTCGAGGACACCGGCGCGACGACCTCAGACAACGATGGCACGACGACCACCGTCGACTACGGCAAGGAGGTGCACGACGAGCTGGTGAAAGACAACAGCGTGCACTGGATCGACGCGACCTCGACCGAGGCGAAGGAGGGCGTCTCGAACGGCACCTTCGACTTCGTGCTGACACTGGGCAGCGACTTCTCGGCGGATCTGACCTCTCCGACGTCGGATGCTCCGCGACAGGCGAGCGTGCAGCTCACGACGAACGACACCAACAGCTTTCTCGCGACCACCATCGCGGGCAACGTGGCCGAGAAGGTGCGCGCCTCCATCGCCGAGAAGGTCGGCAAGGAGGCAGCGCTGAAGTTCCTCGACGGCTTCGCCGACGTGGGCTCCAGCCTGCAGACGGCGATCGACGGCTCGACCCAGCTGGCCGACGGCACGACGACCGCCTCGGCGGGGGCGACCCAGCTCGCCTCGGGCGCAGCGTCGGCGAACGACGGAGCGCAGCAGCTCGCAAACGGACTCGACACGGCGAACTCCGGGGCCTCGTCTCTCGACACCGGCGCCGCCTCGGCAAACGACGCGGCACAGAAACTGGCGACGGGCTCGGCGTCGACCAACGCGGGGATGACCCAGCTGCTCGCCGGGTTGAACACGCTGCAGTCGAAGGTGGCCGATCTACCGAGCAGCACGACCACGCTCAACACCGGCGCACAAGGCGTGGCCGCCGGCAACGCGCAGCTCGCCGGTGCAGCGGCACCCATCGCGGCAGCGGCCCAGAAAGCCGCGGATGCTGTCACTCCTGTGCGCGACGCGATCACAAAGACGATGAAAGACCAGGGTGCGAGCCAGGCGCAGATCGATGCCGTGCTGGCACAGCTCGACCCGATCGGCGACGACATCGTCGACACGAACAAGAAGGCCCAGGCCGTCGATCTGCAGGTGGACAAGCTCGCCGCCGGCAGCAAGGCCGTCGCCGACGGGACCGCAGCGCTCGCCGCCTCCGCCCCCGCCCTCACCGACGGCGTCAACCAGGCGGCCTCTGCTGCGGCTCAGATCCAGTCGGGTACCCAGCAGGTCTCCGACGGCACCGCCCAGCTCGCTGCGGGCACTCCCATGCTGGCGAACGGTGCCGCGACCCTGAGCTCCGGCATCAGCCAGCTCGACACGGGGGCGAATACCCTCGCCGCCGGAACCCCGGCCCTCGCGACCGGCGCCGCAGATCTGCAGACCGGCATCCAGAAGCTCGACAGCGGAGCGCACACCCTGGCATCCGGCCTCAGCGACGGCCTCGGCAAACTGCCGATCGAGACGGCCGACCAACGCGAGAAGACGGCGACCATCATCGGCGACCCTGCCATCATCGACACCAGCGCGGTGACCAAGGCCAGCACCTACGGGGCAGGCATGGCGCCGTTCTTCATCAGCCTGGCCGCCTGGATCGGCATCTACGCGCTGTTCCTCATCATCAAGCCGCTGTCGAAGAGGGCCCTCACCGCGGTGAAGCGGCCCCTGCGAGTGACCGCGGCCGGGTGGGCGACCCCCGCGGCGCTCGGCGCCATCCAGATGCTCGCCGTCTTCGGCATCGTGACGCTCGCCCTCGGCTACGCCGTGGCGAACCCCGCCGGGATGCTCGGCTTCATGGTGCTGACGAGCGTGACCTACGCGGCGATCATCCTGGCGCTGAACGTCTGGCTGGGAAGCGTGGGACAGTTCCTCGGGCTCGTCCTGATGGTGCTGCAGCTCGTCACCGCGGGAGGAACTTTCCCCTGGCAGACGCTGCCCGGCCCGCTCGCCGCGCTGCACCACGCGCTGCCCATGGGATACGCGGTCGACGGCATCCGGCAGCTGATGTACGGCGGCAACCTGGCCCTCGCCTGGGGTGACGTCGGGGTGCTGTTGGCGTTCCTCGCGGGTGCGCTCGCCCTCTCGTGGCTGGGCGCGCGCCGCATGACGCGCACTCGCACGCTGCGCGACCTGCGCCCCTCGTTGATCGGCTGAGCCGCGGTCACCGCCGGCGCTCAGAGCACCGGGAGTGCTCGGAGCACAGGGAGTGCTCGGAGCACCGGCGGTGCGAGCGGTCAGCCGTCGATCGTGGCGCGGGCCTGGGCGGCCTCCGCGGGCCGGCCCAGCTGCTCGAGGGTGTCGCCGAGCTCGAGCGTTGCAGAGACACGGGCCTGGGGCACCTCGGCGAGTCGTTCGATGGCGCCACGATAGATCGCCACGGCAGCCTCGCCGTTGTTCAGAGTCACCAGCATGCGCGCCGCGAGCAGTTCGGCGAGTCCTGCCGCCACCGTGTCGTCTGATGCCGCGTAGCCGTCGGCAGCGGACAGCGCCACGGGCACTGCCTCCGCAAGACGGTCGAGCTGCTGCAGCGCCCGCGCCTTCGAGTCTGTGACGTCTGCAACGAGCCAGTCGGCCTCCTCGGCACGCGCGATCGCGAGAACCTCGTCGAGCTCGACAAGGCCAGCCTCGTCTCCGAACCGGCACCGGGCCCGACCCAACGAGTGCAGCGCCTCGACGAGAAGCTGCAGCTCATCGCCCGCGGACCGGGCCGACGACAGGGCAGCCTCGAATACCGACACGGACTCCTCGTCGTCGTACGAGAACAGCAGGCCGCCGAGGGCGATGCCCGCGTGGGTCGCCCCGATGGGGTCGCCCGCCTCGGTGTAGAGCTCGATGGCACGACTCCACGCTCCGTAGGCAGCTGCGCCGTCGTCGCCCTGCCTGTGCGCCTGGCCGAGCCAGAACAGCGTCTCGGCCCTGGCACCTGGCTTCGCCTCGGAGTCGATCTCGGCGGCGTAGACGTCGGCCAGCACATCGGCCGCTGCCTCTGCCTGGCCC carries:
- a CDS encoding YhgE/Pip family protein encodes the protein MTILTLFRTELRRLTASKMGVIALIALMCVPVIYAGLYLWGNNDPYGNLKDVPVALVVEDTGATTSDNDGTTTTVDYGKEVHDELVKDNSVHWIDATSTEAKEGVSNGTFDFVLTLGSDFSADLTSPTSDAPRQASVQLTTNDTNSFLATTIAGNVAEKVRASIAEKVGKEAALKFLDGFADVGSSLQTAIDGSTQLADGTTTASAGATQLASGAASANDGAQQLANGLDTANSGASSLDTGAASANDAAQKLATGSASTNAGMTQLLAGLNTLQSKVADLPSSTTTLNTGAQGVAAGNAQLAGAAAPIAAAAQKAADAVTPVRDAITKTMKDQGASQAQIDAVLAQLDPIGDDIVDTNKKAQAVDLQVDKLAAGSKAVADGTAALAASAPALTDGVNQAASAAAQIQSGTQQVSDGTAQLAAGTPMLANGAATLSSGISQLDTGANTLAAGTPALATGAADLQTGIQKLDSGAHTLASGLSDGLGKLPIETADQREKTATIIGDPAIIDTSAVTKASTYGAGMAPFFISLAAWIGIYALFLIIKPLSKRALTAVKRPLRVTAAGWATPAALGAIQMLAVFGIVTLALGYAVANPAGMLGFMVLTSVTYAAIILALNVWLGSVGQFLGLVLMVLQLVTAGGTFPWQTLPGPLAALHHALPMGYAVDGIRQLMYGGNLALAWGDVGVLLAFLAGALALSWLGARRMTRTRTLRDLRPSLIG
- a CDS encoding GNAT family N-acetyltransferase produces the protein MSAIRPDLSRPIEGRFITLEPLTRQLIPELFAAIGHPVVFAGGYGGGPAGYRDTLDGFVAFAETYYQWDAGNVHAVRLRGGQHDGLLVGTSTLGDFALEKNYAHLGWTAYDPRVWGTAVNAEAKLMILGSAFDNGFERVKIQADVLNTRSRAAITKLGATFEGVSRRDMRRADGSWRDSAVFSVIRDDWASVREGLLSRLERQGDAPVQLRSETV
- a CDS encoding adenylosuccinate synthase, yielding MPAIVLIGAQWGDEGKGKATDLLGDRVDYVVKFNGGNNAGHTVVVGDKKYALHLLPSGILSPGVTPVISNGVVVDIEVLFHELEALSARGVDVSKLLVSANAHVITSYHRTLDKVTERFLGKKQIGTTGRGIGPSYADKINRVGIRIQDLFDEGILRQKVEGALDLKNHILVKVYNRRAIHVDEVMADLLSYVERLRPMVADTSLVLNRALDEGKTVLFEGGQATMLDVDHGTYPFVTSSNATSGGAATGSGVAPNRIDRVIAVVKAYTTRVGAGPFPTELFDESGEFLRSKGFEFGTTTGRPRRCGWYDAPIARYSARINGVTDFVLTKLDVLTGLKTIPVCVAYDVDGVRVDEVPVSQSDFHHAVPIYEEFPGWEEDITGAREFSDLPQNAQDYVLALEKMSNSRISAIGVGPARDAIVVRHDLLE
- a CDS encoding TetR/AcrR family transcriptional regulator, encoding MTTTDSPARRAPRRDAAENRLALLDAAASQLNLDPDASLETIAAAAGLSRRAVYGHFRTRDELVAELNRRGIARVAAAITPISHPDARVALALVGARLWGEVGDVRVTAQLAVRGPLRNVVAEGLEPIRTGLATIVRQGLDDGVLRSDIDPDTLARLIEGSALSVLDEAVRTDISSAEGHRLVMLVALSTAGLSWLEAGALIESTPELALEAQPERTER
- a CDS encoding DUF3151 domain-containing protein, with protein sequence MSGDNLLGIPETLLAEDTEVMQALVETSPATAAELGELVKRFPTSSLLWALLAEELWAVGAVLPSYAYARVGYHRGLDALRKGGWRGQGPVPWSHEPNRGVLLSLYTLRRAAEAFGEEDEVKRLGDFLQMSDPRAVASIEATIRPVSDIPVTEAIIIRGQD
- a CDS encoding Pr6Pr family membrane protein yields the protein MNRKIVGAVRLLAGLGLLVTIVIQIADRVANNAFDPWEYFSYFTIETSLMNIVVFLVGGILALRFSRDTPLFTTVRMATLTYALVTAGVYNLLLRNVPYVGFQGLSWPNEIIHVWVPLLIVLDWLLSPGRPALSWRALRVVMIYPVAWLAYSLVRGAVSNGIYPYPFLNPATAGWGSVVGYIVALSIVLLGLGALAIRYSRRRSAAIPA
- a CDS encoding organic hydroperoxide resistance protein, with product MEALYTAIAHASGGGRDGHVRSEDDRLDFDTRPPKEMGGSGEGTNPEQLFAAGYSACFLGAVHAVGREMKLDTKDAAVSASVSIGASADTGFEIAAELDIYIPNVTPDEARTIAETAHRDICPYSKAINGNVPVILNIVE